In a single window of the Calonectris borealis chromosome 38, bCalBor7.hap1.2, whole genome shotgun sequence genome:
- the LOC142074555 gene encoding nucleolar protein 9-like isoform X1 codes for MGVRRGARSQAGPGPGPRLEPDAAGYFRRALETLQEGLSAEELALFAPNVLAEAVAAGPGVALDPGGSRVLQALLPQAPLGTLARVLPPLVVGGLGGPAGHPLGARVLEAALGRVLPALGEAAGQAGEAAGRVEEAVGGLAAAVRGDLVAFARHPAGSFVVRALLRVLAGAPGAGPPQLPPGGAEPKGKGAELTLKGAELAAEGAELPPSFLLLLGQLAEAFEEHLPSLLSPAGASLCLQVALEALQRSQSPACSRLCDVLIGQLAPPSPAPAESALVRGLQDPERSRLLEAAMAVAGPQRLRQLFQQQLKGRLRGVAAHRVANHGLQRLLDHAPADVVGEVLSELGPALAEPLARGHPGVLVALLGACRRHPGLQQEALRCLFQAFGCWEPRERRKACVGLLAGLRPFGGGDKDEEGAEPEPSLGPVTLPGSLLLQHLLHFGDPGPVLGGLAALPPPALAALARSPPGSRVWDALLASPAVPPRARRRLLRKLKGHFLSLACHRNGSRVLDAVWASASAPARAAIADELAPQRQALQRDPHGRGVARTLALDLFLRRRRLWERLQAAPDRRHRLLGPLLED; via the exons ATGGGGGTGCGGCGGGGGGCCCGCAGccaggcggggccggggccggggccgcggctggAGCCTGACGCCGCCGGGTATTTCCGACGGGCTCTGGAGACGCTGCAGGAGGGGCTGAGCGCGGAGGAGCTCG CCCTTTTCGCCCCCAACGTGCTggcggaggcggtggcggcgggacCGGGGGTGGCCCTGGACCCGGGGGGCTCGCGGGTGCTGCAGGCGCTGCTGCCCCAGGCCCCCCTGGGGACGCTGGCCCGGGTGCTGCCCCCCTTGGtggtggggggcctgggggggccggcggggcacCCACTGGGGGCCCGGGTGCTGGAGGCCGCCCTGGGGCGGGTGCTGCCCGCCCTGGGGGAGgccgcggggcaggcgggggaggcggcggggagggtggaggaggccgtgggggggctggcggcggcggtgAGGGGCGACCTCGTTGCCTTCGCCCGGCACCCGGCCGGCAGCTTCGTGGTGCGGGCGCTGCTGCGGGTGCTGGCGGGCGCCCCGGGGGCAG gacccccacagctgccccctgGAGGGGCGGAGCCGAAGGGCAAGGGGGCGGAACTGACCCTCAAGGGGGCGGAGCTAGCGGCAGAGGGGGCGGAGCTTCCCCcctccttcctgctcctcctggggcAATTAGCGGAGGCCTTCGAGGAGCATCTGCCCT ccctgctgtccccGGCCGGCGCCAGCCTCTGCCTGCAGGTGGCGCTAGAGGCACTGCAGCGCAGCCAATCGCCTGCCTGCTCCCGCCTCTGCGACGTgctcattggccagctggccccgcccagccctgcccctgctgaGAG CGCGCTGGTgcgggggctgcaggaccccGAGCGCAGCCGGCTGCTGGAGGCGGCCATGGCGGTGGCGGGGCCCCAGCGCCTGCGCcagctcttccagcagcagctgaagggccGCCTACGGGGCGTGGCCGCCCACCGGGTGGCCAATCACGGGCTGCAGCGCCTGCTGGACCACGCCCCTGCTGATGTG gtgggGGAGGTGCTGTCGGAGCTGGGCCCCGCCCTGGCCGAGCCCTTGGCCCGGGGCCACCCCGGGGTGCTCGTGGCCCTGCTGGGCGCCTGCCGACGCCACCCCGGCCTCCAGCAGGAGGCGCTGCGCTGCCTTTTCCAG GCTTTCGGCTGCTGGGAGCCGCGGGAGCGACGCAAGGCCTGCGTGGGGCTCCTGGCTGGGCTCCGCCCCTTCGGGGGCGGGGATAAGGATGAGGAGGGGGCGGAGCCAGAG CCCTCGCTGGGCCCCGTCACCCTCcccggctccctcctgctccagcatctgCTGCACTTCGGGGACCCGGGGCCGGTCCTGGGGGGGCTGgcggccctgcccccccccgcgctGGCCGCCctggcccgcagcccccccggcagccGGGTTTGGGACGCCCTCCTCGCctcccccgccgtgcccccccgcgcccgccgccgtcTCCTGCGCAAGCTGAAG GGTCACTTCCTCTCGCTGGCGTGTCACCGCAACGGCAGCCGCGTCCTCGACGCCGTCTGGGCCTCGGCCTCCGCCCCCGCCCGTGCCGCCATTGCTGACGAGCTGG ccccccagcgccAGGCCCTGCAGCGCGACCCCCACGGCCGGGGCGTGGCCCGGACCCTCGCCCTCGACCTcttcctccgccgccgccgcctgtgGGAGCGGCTACAAGCGGCCCCCgaccgccgccaccgcctcctggGACCCCTCCTGGAGGACTGA
- the LOC142074555 gene encoding nucleolar protein 9-like isoform X2, giving the protein MGVRRGARSQAGPGPGPRLEPDAAGYFRRALETLQEGLSAEELALFAPNVLAEAVAAGPGVALDPGGSRVLQALLPQAPLGTLARVLPPLVVGGLGGPAGHPLGARVLEAALGRVLPALGEAAGQAGEAAGRVEEAVGGLAAAVRGDLVAFARHPAGSFVVRALLRVLAGAPGAALLSPAGASLCLQVALEALQRSQSPACSRLCDVLIGQLAPPSPAPAESALVRGLQDPERSRLLEAAMAVAGPQRLRQLFQQQLKGRLRGVAAHRVANHGLQRLLDHAPADVVGEVLSELGPALAEPLARGHPGVLVALLGACRRHPGLQQEALRCLFQAFGCWEPRERRKACVGLLAGLRPFGGGDKDEEGAEPEPSLGPVTLPGSLLLQHLLHFGDPGPVLGGLAALPPPALAALARSPPGSRVWDALLASPAVPPRARRRLLRKLKGHFLSLACHRNGSRVLDAVWASASAPARAAIADELAPQRQALQRDPHGRGVARTLALDLFLRRRRLWERLQAAPDRRHRLLGPLLED; this is encoded by the exons ATGGGGGTGCGGCGGGGGGCCCGCAGccaggcggggccggggccggggccgcggctggAGCCTGACGCCGCCGGGTATTTCCGACGGGCTCTGGAGACGCTGCAGGAGGGGCTGAGCGCGGAGGAGCTCG CCCTTTTCGCCCCCAACGTGCTggcggaggcggtggcggcgggacCGGGGGTGGCCCTGGACCCGGGGGGCTCGCGGGTGCTGCAGGCGCTGCTGCCCCAGGCCCCCCTGGGGACGCTGGCCCGGGTGCTGCCCCCCTTGGtggtggggggcctgggggggccggcggggcacCCACTGGGGGCCCGGGTGCTGGAGGCCGCCCTGGGGCGGGTGCTGCCCGCCCTGGGGGAGgccgcggggcaggcgggggaggcggcggggagggtggaggaggccgtgggggggctggcggcggcggtgAGGGGCGACCTCGTTGCCTTCGCCCGGCACCCGGCCGGCAGCTTCGTGGTGCGGGCGCTGCTGCGGGTGCTGGCGGGCGCCCCGGGGGCAG ccctgctgtccccGGCCGGCGCCAGCCTCTGCCTGCAGGTGGCGCTAGAGGCACTGCAGCGCAGCCAATCGCCTGCCTGCTCCCGCCTCTGCGACGTgctcattggccagctggccccgcccagccctgcccctgctgaGAG CGCGCTGGTgcgggggctgcaggaccccGAGCGCAGCCGGCTGCTGGAGGCGGCCATGGCGGTGGCGGGGCCCCAGCGCCTGCGCcagctcttccagcagcagctgaagggccGCCTACGGGGCGTGGCCGCCCACCGGGTGGCCAATCACGGGCTGCAGCGCCTGCTGGACCACGCCCCTGCTGATGTG gtgggGGAGGTGCTGTCGGAGCTGGGCCCCGCCCTGGCCGAGCCCTTGGCCCGGGGCCACCCCGGGGTGCTCGTGGCCCTGCTGGGCGCCTGCCGACGCCACCCCGGCCTCCAGCAGGAGGCGCTGCGCTGCCTTTTCCAG GCTTTCGGCTGCTGGGAGCCGCGGGAGCGACGCAAGGCCTGCGTGGGGCTCCTGGCTGGGCTCCGCCCCTTCGGGGGCGGGGATAAGGATGAGGAGGGGGCGGAGCCAGAG CCCTCGCTGGGCCCCGTCACCCTCcccggctccctcctgctccagcatctgCTGCACTTCGGGGACCCGGGGCCGGTCCTGGGGGGGCTGgcggccctgcccccccccgcgctGGCCGCCctggcccgcagcccccccggcagccGGGTTTGGGACGCCCTCCTCGCctcccccgccgtgcccccccgcgcccgccgccgtcTCCTGCGCAAGCTGAAG GGTCACTTCCTCTCGCTGGCGTGTCACCGCAACGGCAGCCGCGTCCTCGACGCCGTCTGGGCCTCGGCCTCCGCCCCCGCCCGTGCCGCCATTGCTGACGAGCTGG ccccccagcgccAGGCCCTGCAGCGCGACCCCCACGGCCGGGGCGTGGCCCGGACCCTCGCCCTCGACCTcttcctccgccgccgccgcctgtgGGAGCGGCTACAAGCGGCCCCCgaccgccgccaccgcctcctggGACCCCTCCTGGAGGACTGA
- the LOC142074556 gene encoding lipid transferase CIDEB-like isoform X2: MDVLRAVARRAWSPPAPQPRPFWVCDQRRGRPRGLVAASLEELREQAGEALSLRPRVTLVLAEDGTAVETEGFSGRWRPTPFSWPWRRGSTGSPPRPGCSQSAGSPRCPGGPARGRRRWPG; the protein is encoded by the exons ATGGACGTGCTGCG GGCGGTGGCCCGCCGGGCCtggtcccccccggccccgcagccccggcccttCTGGGTGTGCGAccagcggcgggggcggccccgggggctggtGGCCGCCAGCCTGGAGGAGCTGCGGGAGCAG gcaggggaagCGCTGAGCCTGCGGCCGCGGGTGACGCTGGTGCTGGCAGAGGACGGGACGGCGGTGGAGACGGAGGGGTTTTCGGGGCGCTGGCGCCCCACACCCTTCTCGTGGCCCTGGCGCCGGGGCAGCACTGGGAGCCCCCCAAG GCCGGGCTGTTCGCAGAGCGCTGGGAGCCCGCGGTGCCCCGGGGGTCCCgcccgggggaggaggaggtggcccGGGTGA
- the LOC142074556 gene encoding lipid transferase CIDEB-like isoform X1: protein MLAVGAAMLRATAVPRAVARRAWSPPAPQPRPFWVCDQRRGRPRGLVAASLEELREQAGEALSLRPRVTLVLAEDGTAVETEGFSGRWRPTPFSWPWRRGSTGSPPRPGCSQSAGSPRCPGGPARGRRRWPG, encoded by the exons ATGTTGGCTGTGGGGGCCGCCATGTTAAGGGCTACCGCCGTCCCCAGGGCGGTGGCCCGCCGGGCCtggtcccccccggccccgcagccccggcccttCTGGGTGTGCGAccagcggcgggggcggccccgggggctggtGGCCGCCAGCCTGGAGGAGCTGCGGGAGCAG gcaggggaagCGCTGAGCCTGCGGCCGCGGGTGACGCTGGTGCTGGCAGAGGACGGGACGGCGGTGGAGACGGAGGGGTTTTCGGGGCGCTGGCGCCCCACACCCTTCTCGTGGCCCTGGCGCCGGGGCAGCACTGGGAGCCCCCCAAG GCCGGGCTGTTCGCAGAGCGCTGGGAGCCCGCGGTGCCCCGGGGGTCCCgcccgggggaggaggaggtggcccGGGTGA
- the LOC142074599 gene encoding H/ACA ribonucleoprotein complex subunit 3-like codes for MFLQCYSDERGERVYTLKKVSPAGQPTRSAHPARFSPDDKFSRHRLALKRRFGVLPTQRARPLL; via the exons aTGTTCCTGCAGTGCTACAGCGACGAGCGCGGCGAGCGCGTCTACACCCTGAAG aAGGTGTCCCCGGCGGGGCAGCCCACGCGTTCGGCCCACCCGGCCCGCTTCTCCCCCGACGACAAGTTCTCCCGGCACCGCCTGGCCCTGAAGCGGCGGTTCGGCGTCCTGCCCACCCAGCGGGCGCGGCCGCTCCTCTGA
- the LOC142074580 gene encoding solute carrier family 12 member 6-like, with protein sequence MSGAGLGARPWRGGAEPSESSPEPPSPSSSRPPRSDTSPSPSEETTPPLHSSAPGRGRAGTGGGAAARPTPPEAGLASDRNLALFEEELATRPRVPALLRRIAPYSALSPDSDDGRAPARRLLGTLRGVAAPSLQTLLGLVLVLRLPWVVGTGGVLQAAAIALLLGACAVLTAVSLSAIATNGLDPGGCPLGLLSGALGPEAGGAVGLCAFLSAAFAAAAAALGAAEILLVYLAPQAAILPGRGRGGRLNNGRGYGAGLLGLLGLGAAAPPAARAAPLGPAGLLLALLGLQAGALRAALPGGPPHGLCLPAQPGGRLQPCPRGGNGTRGGRPAFPGPSARLLAQNLWPRPPEPGLWEGPGEAEDDDSSFGVLLGLSLPTASGVLWGCSRSGELRDVARSVPAGSLGAALATALGYLSAALLLGASVEGQLLRDKFGGSLRGTPVAGAASWPSPWVPLAGALLSAVGAGLQALLGGSRLLRGLARTRALPLPQALGRGRLWPLAATTAVAELGVLLGSLDLLAPVLSVFCLSSYLGLNLACALQGLLPTPGWSPRCRLYHWGVSLAGAGLCLGLMLVTCWYCALLAIGIGATAYKYLEYRGAQSEWGEGLRGLSLSAARFALLRLEDGRPPAPSWRPQLLVLQKLDEELRATQPQLLALAAQLQAGKGLTVVGSVLPGELPRDQPRARAAEQALRAGLAGAGARGFVQVLVAPGRGPGLAALVQGCGLGALRPNAVLMGWCPPHP encoded by the exons ATGtcgggggcggggctgggggcgcggcCCTGGCGGGGAGGGGCGGAGCCTTCGGAgagcagccccgagcccccctccccctccagctcccgccccccccgctccgacaccagccccagccccagcgaggAGACCACGCCCCCCCTGCACAGCTCCGCCCCTGGGCGGGGCCGAGCCgggacagggggcggggccgCAGCACGCCCCACCCCTCCGGAGGCCGGCCTGGCCTCCGACAGGAACCTGGCGCTCTTCGAG GAGGAGCTGGCCACCCGCCCCCGCGTCCCCGCCCTGCTGCGGCGCATCGCCCCGTACAGCGCCCTCAGCCCCGACAGCGACGACGGGCGCGCCCCG GCGCGGCGGCTGCTGGGGACGCTGCGGGGGGTGGCGGCCCCCTCCCTGCAgacgctgctggggctggtgctggtgctgcgcCTGCCCTGGGTGGTGGGCACCGGAGGGGTCCTGCAGGCCGCCGCCATCGCCCTCCTGCTCGGCGCCTGC GCCGTGCTGACCGCCGTGTCCCTGAGCGCCATCGCCACCAACGGCCTCGACCCCG GGGGCTGTCCCCTGGGGCTGCTGTCGGGGGCGCTGGGCCCCGAGgcggggggggccgtggggctcTGCGCCTTCCTCAGCGCCGccttcgccgccgccgccgccgccctggggGCCGCCGAGATCCTGCTG GTGTACTTGGCCCCCCAGGCGGCCATCctgccggggcggggccgcgggggccggcTGAACAACGGGCGGGGCTATGgggcggggctgctggggctgctggggctgggggctgccgccccgcccgccgcccgcgccgcccccctgggccccgccgggctgctgctggccctgctggggctgcaggcggGGGCCCTGCGCGCCGCCCtgccgggggggcccccccacgG gcTCTGCCTGCCCGCCCAGCCCGGCGGccgcctccagccctgccccagggggggCAACGGCAcccggggggggcggccggccTTCCCGGGGCCCAGCGCACGGCTGCTGGCGC AGAACCTgtggccccgcccccccgagCCGGGGCTGTGGGAGGGGCCAGGCGAGGCTGAGGACGACGATTCTTCTTTCGGGGTcctgctggggctgagcctgccCACCGCCTCGG gggtgctgtggggctgcagccGCTCCGGGGAGCTGCGCGACGTCGCCCGCTCCGTCCCGGCCGGGAGCCTGGGGGCCGCCCTGGCCACCGCCCTGGGCT ACCTGAGCGcggccctgctgctgggggccTCCGTCGAGGGGCAGCTGCTGCGGGACAA GTTCGGCGGGTCTCTGCGGGGGACGCCGGTGGCGGGGGCGGCCTCCTGGCCCTCCCCCTGGGTGCCGCTGGCCGGGGCCCTGCTCTCGGCCGTGGGGGCCGGGCTGCAGGCgctgctggggggcagccggctgctgcgggggctgGCCCGCACCCgcgccctccccctgccccag gcgctggggcgggggcggctctGGCCGCTGGCGGCCACGACGGCGGTGGCCGAGCTGGGCGTCCTGCTGggttccctcgacctgctggctcCCGTCCTCTCCGT gttCTGCCTCAGCTCCTACCTGGGCCTCAACCTGGCCTGCGCCCTGCaggggctgctgcccacccccgGCTGGAGCCCCCGCTGCCGCCTCTACCACTG GGGGGTCTCgctggcgggcgcggggctgtgcctggggctgaTGCTGGTGACCTGCTGGTACTGCGCCCTCCTGGCCATCGGCATCGGGGCCACCGCCTACAAGTACCTGGAGTACCGCGG GGCGCAGAGCGAGTGGGGGGAGGGGCTGCGCGGGCTCTCCCTCAGCGCCGCCCGCTTCGCCCTCCTGCGCCTGGAGGACGggcggccccccgcccccagctggaG GCcgcagctgctggtgctgcagaAGCTGGACGAGGAGCTGCGAgccacccagccccagctgctggccctggcCGCCCAGCTGCAGGCGGGCAAGGGGCTGACGGTCGTCGGCTCCGTcctgcccggggagctgcccCGTGAccagccccgcgcccgcgccgccgAGCAG gcGCTGcgggcggggctggcgggggcgggggcgcggggcttcgtgcaggtgctggtggcgccggggcgggggccggggctggcggcgctgGTGCAGGGCTGCGGGCTGGGGGCCCTGCGCCCCAACGCCGTCCTGATGGGCTG GTGCCCTCCCCACCCATAa